The following are from one region of the Etheostoma spectabile isolate EspeVRDwgs_2016 chromosome 2, UIUC_Espe_1.0, whole genome shotgun sequence genome:
- the sparcl1 gene encoding SPARC-like protein 1 isoform X2, producing MPACVDSVSAVSNTKGHLHSLVQHRQGFSFLLLLPTSGMRTCLVFICSLAATFSLSDIITVEANEPQLLPTLVTFEASSQEQEDEELSYQDNANANKEKGEFEVTERSDKTTAVLLSEEELVNLLKKEAEEEQEAEARVLEEEEAETDKIILESGEAVETIEDEEEDNLHDKQEMREDNKDVTDEEEKEIEDESVGDAEMLEKEEGKMESMSRKEKDKKSEQGDLPEETDGSTESEIPVDLDHAADSGILQPLQIVSAKLKPHTDDTQLSSKTDVKEKETGEKGLPTIDDVYTQDVQNTEAVSDQDEDLKSKDVNEKEPVPNVEPGEPKTNTTFELRSQLAEKEEEKNKNDSEGHMKRKTRKQKKNKRARKHSPQSEGTQSGQEESQQDPKASDSSIGNTAQKAKRRRAGKWGPLVGMNPVQIRATVDLYPSSRPSLSGGMHHPEAPADPCDDFPCKRGKTCKLDADNKPGCVCQEPSECPPSVNEFDHVCGTNNKTYDTSCELFATKCNLEGTKRGHRLHLDYTGPCKLIPPCVDTELVQFPLRMRDWLKNVLLQLYEHDSMSPGFLTPKQRFRVKKIFESDRRLHAGDHSVELLAQDFEKNYNMYIYPVHWQFAQLDQHPSDRVLSHSELAPLRVPLVPMEHCTSRFFRECDADKDKQVSFKEWTSCFGINTDDMDVNLLF from the exons ATGCCAGCTTGTGTGGACAGTGTGAGTGCTGTCTCGAATACCAAAGGACACCTTCACTCACTGGTTCAACACAGGCAAGGATTCTCTTTTCTCTTGCTACTGCCAACCTCAG GTATGAGGACCTGCTTGGTATTCATTTGCTCACTGGCAGCAACATTTTCCCTATCT GATATCATCACAGTGGAGGCCAACGAGCCACAGCTCTTACCCACTTTGGTCACGTTTGAGGCCAGCAGCCAGGAGCAGGAAGATGAGGAACTGAGCTACCAAGACAATGCCAATGCCAACAAGGAGAAGGGAGAGTTTGAGGTGACTGAAAGGAGTGACAAAACAACTGCAGTCCTGCTGAGTGAAGAAGAGTTGGTCAACCTCCTGAagaaagaagcagaagaagagcaGGAAGCAGAAGCAAGAGTGCTAGAGGAAGAAGAAGCTGAGACAGACAAAATCATACTAGAGTCTGGTGAAGCTGTGGAGACCattgaggatgaggaggaggacaaCTTGCACGACAAACAAGAAATGCGAGAAGACAATAAAGACGTGACagatgaggaagaaaaagaaatagaggATGAGAGTGTTGGAGATGCTGAAATGCTggagaaagaagaaggaaagaTGGAAAGTATGTCGCGCaaggaaaaggacaaaaagtCTGAGCAAGGGGATTTGCCAGAGGAAACAGATGGTAGCACAGAGTCAGAGATCCCCGTTGATCTGGACCATGCTGCGGATAGTGGCATCTTGCAACCTCTACAGATTGTATCCGCTAAATTAAAACCTCACACTGATGACACCCAGCTTTCTTcaaaaacagatgttaaagaGAAGGAAACCGGTGAGAAAGGACTGCCCACCATTGATGATGTCTATACACAAGACGTACAAAACACTGAGGCAGTGTCTGATCAGGACGAAGATCTCAAATCAAAAGACGTCAATGAGAAAGAACCTGTTCCAAATGTGGAGCCTGGAGAACCAAAGACCAATACAACGTTTGAATTGCGGTCCCAACTGGCtgaaaaggaggaagagaaaaacaagaatGACAGCGAAGGTCACATGAAGAGAAAGACAAGGAAGCAAAAGAAGAACAAGAGGGCAAGGAAGCACTCTCCACAGAGTGAGGGAACCCAGTCTGGACAGGAAGAAAGCCAACAGGATCCCAAGGCATCTGACAGCAGCATTGGCAATACAGCCCAAAAGGCAAAGAGGAGAAGGGCAGGAAAATGG GGTCCTTTAGTAGGAATGAATCCAGTGCAGATACGAGCCACAGTGGATCTCTACCCCAGTTCCAGGCCCTCTCTGAGTGGAGGCATGCATCACCCAGAAGCCCCTGCTG ATCCATGTGACGACTTTCCTTGCAAACGTGGAAAGACGTGTAAACTTGATGCGGACAATAAGCCAGGCTGTGTGTGTCAAGAACCATCAGAATGTCCTCCTAGTGTGAATGAGTTTGATCAT GTTTGTGGGACAAACAACAAGACATATGATACATCATGTGAACTCTTTGCAACGAAATGCAACCTTGAGGGAACTAAGAGAGGACACAGACTTCATCTGGACTACACGGGGCCATGCAAAT TAATACCTCCATGTGTGGACACTGAGCTGGTCCAGTTCCCTCTACGAATGAGGGATTGGCTGAAAAATGTGCTGCTGCAGCTCTATGAACATGACTCCATGTCTCCTGGCTTCCTCACTCCTAAACAGCGTTTTAGA GTGAAGAAAATCTTTGAGAGTGACCGGCGTCTTCATGCTGGTGATCACTCCGTTGAGCTGCTAGCGCAAGACTTtgagaaaaactacaacatgtACATCTACCCGGTGCACTGGCAGTTCGCACAACTGGACCAACACCCATCTGACAG AGTTTTGTCCCACTCAGAGCTGGCCCCACTTCGAGTCCCTCTGGTGCCGATGGAGCACTGCACCTCCCGCTTCTTCCGAGAGTGCGACGCTGACAAGGACAAGCAGGTGTCATTTAAAGAGTGGACTTCCTGTTTTGGTATCAATACTG ATGATATGGATGTCAACCTTCTATTTTGA
- the sparcl1 gene encoding SPARC-like protein 1 isoform X4 produces the protein MRTCLVFICSLAATFSLSDIITVEANEPQLLPTLVTFEASSQEQEDEELSYQDNANANKEKGEFEVTERSDKTTAVLLSEEELVNLLKKEAEEEQEAEARVLEEEEAETDKIILESGEAVETIEDEEEDNLHDKQEMREDNKDVTDEEEKEIEDESVGDAEMLEKEEGKMESMSRKEKDKKSEQGDLPEETDGSTESEIPVDLDHAADSGILQPLQIVSAKLKPHTDDTQLSSKTDVKEKETGEKGLPTIDDVYTQDVQNTEAVSDQDEDLKSKDVNEKEPVPNVEPGEPKTNTTFELRSQLAEKEEEKNKNDSEGHMKRKTRKQKKNKRARKHSPQSEGTQSGQEESQQDPKASDSSIGNTAQKAKRRRAGKWGPLVGMNPVQIRATVDLYPSSRPSLSGGMHHPEAPADPCDDFPCKRGKTCKLDADNKPGCVCQEPSECPPSVNEFDHVCGTNNKTYDTSCELFATKCNLEGTKRGHRLHLDYTGPCKLIPPCVDTELVQFPLRMRDWLKNVLLQLYEHDSMSPGFLTPKQRFRVKKIFESDRRLHAGDHSVELLAQDFEKNYNMYIYPVHWQFAQLDQHPSDRVLSHSELAPLRVPLVPMEHCTSRFFRECDADKDKQVSFKEWTSCFGINTDDMDVNLLF, from the exons ATGAGGACCTGCTTGGTATTCATTTGCTCACTGGCAGCAACATTTTCCCTATCT GATATCATCACAGTGGAGGCCAACGAGCCACAGCTCTTACCCACTTTGGTCACGTTTGAGGCCAGCAGCCAGGAGCAGGAAGATGAGGAACTGAGCTACCAAGACAATGCCAATGCCAACAAGGAGAAGGGAGAGTTTGAGGTGACTGAAAGGAGTGACAAAACAACTGCAGTCCTGCTGAGTGAAGAAGAGTTGGTCAACCTCCTGAagaaagaagcagaagaagagcaGGAAGCAGAAGCAAGAGTGCTAGAGGAAGAAGAAGCTGAGACAGACAAAATCATACTAGAGTCTGGTGAAGCTGTGGAGACCattgaggatgaggaggaggacaaCTTGCACGACAAACAAGAAATGCGAGAAGACAATAAAGACGTGACagatgaggaagaaaaagaaatagaggATGAGAGTGTTGGAGATGCTGAAATGCTggagaaagaagaaggaaagaTGGAAAGTATGTCGCGCaaggaaaaggacaaaaagtCTGAGCAAGGGGATTTGCCAGAGGAAACAGATGGTAGCACAGAGTCAGAGATCCCCGTTGATCTGGACCATGCTGCGGATAGTGGCATCTTGCAACCTCTACAGATTGTATCCGCTAAATTAAAACCTCACACTGATGACACCCAGCTTTCTTcaaaaacagatgttaaagaGAAGGAAACCGGTGAGAAAGGACTGCCCACCATTGATGATGTCTATACACAAGACGTACAAAACACTGAGGCAGTGTCTGATCAGGACGAAGATCTCAAATCAAAAGACGTCAATGAGAAAGAACCTGTTCCAAATGTGGAGCCTGGAGAACCAAAGACCAATACAACGTTTGAATTGCGGTCCCAACTGGCtgaaaaggaggaagagaaaaacaagaatGACAGCGAAGGTCACATGAAGAGAAAGACAAGGAAGCAAAAGAAGAACAAGAGGGCAAGGAAGCACTCTCCACAGAGTGAGGGAACCCAGTCTGGACAGGAAGAAAGCCAACAGGATCCCAAGGCATCTGACAGCAGCATTGGCAATACAGCCCAAAAGGCAAAGAGGAGAAGGGCAGGAAAATGG GGTCCTTTAGTAGGAATGAATCCAGTGCAGATACGAGCCACAGTGGATCTCTACCCCAGTTCCAGGCCCTCTCTGAGTGGAGGCATGCATCACCCAGAAGCCCCTGCTG ATCCATGTGACGACTTTCCTTGCAAACGTGGAAAGACGTGTAAACTTGATGCGGACAATAAGCCAGGCTGTGTGTGTCAAGAACCATCAGAATGTCCTCCTAGTGTGAATGAGTTTGATCAT GTTTGTGGGACAAACAACAAGACATATGATACATCATGTGAACTCTTTGCAACGAAATGCAACCTTGAGGGAACTAAGAGAGGACACAGACTTCATCTGGACTACACGGGGCCATGCAAAT TAATACCTCCATGTGTGGACACTGAGCTGGTCCAGTTCCCTCTACGAATGAGGGATTGGCTGAAAAATGTGCTGCTGCAGCTCTATGAACATGACTCCATGTCTCCTGGCTTCCTCACTCCTAAACAGCGTTTTAGA GTGAAGAAAATCTTTGAGAGTGACCGGCGTCTTCATGCTGGTGATCACTCCGTTGAGCTGCTAGCGCAAGACTTtgagaaaaactacaacatgtACATCTACCCGGTGCACTGGCAGTTCGCACAACTGGACCAACACCCATCTGACAG AGTTTTGTCCCACTCAGAGCTGGCCCCACTTCGAGTCCCTCTGGTGCCGATGGAGCACTGCACCTCCCGCTTCTTCCGAGAGTGCGACGCTGACAAGGACAAGCAGGTGTCATTTAAAGAGTGGACTTCCTGTTTTGGTATCAATACTG ATGATATGGATGTCAACCTTCTATTTTGA
- the sparcl1 gene encoding SPARC-like protein 1 isoform X3: MRTCLVFICSLAATFSLSVNSNPHGKHHELHKTSHTAKEKDIITVEANEPQLLPTLVTFEASSQEQEDEELSYQDNANANKEKGEFEVTERSDKTTAVLLSEEELVNLLKKEAEEEQEAEARVLEEEEAETDKIILESGEAVETIEDEEEDNLHDKQEMREDNKDVTDEEEKEIEDESVGDAEMLEKEEGKMESMSRKEKDKKSEQGDLPEETDGSTESEIPVDLDHAADSGILQPLQIVSAKLKPHTDDTQLSSKTDVKEKETGEKGLPTIDDVYTQDVQNTEAVSDQDEDLKSKDVNEKEPVPNVEPGEPKTNTTFELRSQLAEKEEEKNKNDSEGHMKRKTRKQKKNKRARKHSPQSEGTQSGQEESQQDPKASDSSIGNTAQKAKRRRAGKWGPLVGMNPVQIRATVDLYPSSRPSLSGGMHHPEAPADPCDDFPCKRGKTCKLDADNKPGCVCQEPSECPPSVNEFDHVCGTNNKTYDTSCELFATKCNLEGTKRGHRLHLDYTGPCKLIPPCVDTELVQFPLRMRDWLKNVLLQLYEHDSMSPGFLTPKQRFRVKKIFESDRRLHAGDHSVELLAQDFEKNYNMYIYPVHWQFAQLDQHPSDRVLSHSELAPLRVPLVPMEHCTSRFFRECDADKDKQVSFKEWTSCFGINTDDMDVNLLF; encoded by the exons ATGAGGACCTGCTTGGTATTCATTTGCTCACTGGCAGCAACATTTTCCCTATCT GTAAACAGTAACCCTCATGGAAAACATCATGAATTGCACAAGACTTCACACACAGCCAAAGAAAAG GATATCATCACAGTGGAGGCCAACGAGCCACAGCTCTTACCCACTTTGGTCACGTTTGAGGCCAGCAGCCAGGAGCAGGAAGATGAGGAACTGAGCTACCAAGACAATGCCAATGCCAACAAGGAGAAGGGAGAGTTTGAGGTGACTGAAAGGAGTGACAAAACAACTGCAGTCCTGCTGAGTGAAGAAGAGTTGGTCAACCTCCTGAagaaagaagcagaagaagagcaGGAAGCAGAAGCAAGAGTGCTAGAGGAAGAAGAAGCTGAGACAGACAAAATCATACTAGAGTCTGGTGAAGCTGTGGAGACCattgaggatgaggaggaggacaaCTTGCACGACAAACAAGAAATGCGAGAAGACAATAAAGACGTGACagatgaggaagaaaaagaaatagaggATGAGAGTGTTGGAGATGCTGAAATGCTggagaaagaagaaggaaagaTGGAAAGTATGTCGCGCaaggaaaaggacaaaaagtCTGAGCAAGGGGATTTGCCAGAGGAAACAGATGGTAGCACAGAGTCAGAGATCCCCGTTGATCTGGACCATGCTGCGGATAGTGGCATCTTGCAACCTCTACAGATTGTATCCGCTAAATTAAAACCTCACACTGATGACACCCAGCTTTCTTcaaaaacagatgttaaagaGAAGGAAACCGGTGAGAAAGGACTGCCCACCATTGATGATGTCTATACACAAGACGTACAAAACACTGAGGCAGTGTCTGATCAGGACGAAGATCTCAAATCAAAAGACGTCAATGAGAAAGAACCTGTTCCAAATGTGGAGCCTGGAGAACCAAAGACCAATACAACGTTTGAATTGCGGTCCCAACTGGCtgaaaaggaggaagagaaaaacaagaatGACAGCGAAGGTCACATGAAGAGAAAGACAAGGAAGCAAAAGAAGAACAAGAGGGCAAGGAAGCACTCTCCACAGAGTGAGGGAACCCAGTCTGGACAGGAAGAAAGCCAACAGGATCCCAAGGCATCTGACAGCAGCATTGGCAATACAGCCCAAAAGGCAAAGAGGAGAAGGGCAGGAAAATGG GGTCCTTTAGTAGGAATGAATCCAGTGCAGATACGAGCCACAGTGGATCTCTACCCCAGTTCCAGGCCCTCTCTGAGTGGAGGCATGCATCACCCAGAAGCCCCTGCTG ATCCATGTGACGACTTTCCTTGCAAACGTGGAAAGACGTGTAAACTTGATGCGGACAATAAGCCAGGCTGTGTGTGTCAAGAACCATCAGAATGTCCTCCTAGTGTGAATGAGTTTGATCAT GTTTGTGGGACAAACAACAAGACATATGATACATCATGTGAACTCTTTGCAACGAAATGCAACCTTGAGGGAACTAAGAGAGGACACAGACTTCATCTGGACTACACGGGGCCATGCAAAT TAATACCTCCATGTGTGGACACTGAGCTGGTCCAGTTCCCTCTACGAATGAGGGATTGGCTGAAAAATGTGCTGCTGCAGCTCTATGAACATGACTCCATGTCTCCTGGCTTCCTCACTCCTAAACAGCGTTTTAGA GTGAAGAAAATCTTTGAGAGTGACCGGCGTCTTCATGCTGGTGATCACTCCGTTGAGCTGCTAGCGCAAGACTTtgagaaaaactacaacatgtACATCTACCCGGTGCACTGGCAGTTCGCACAACTGGACCAACACCCATCTGACAG AGTTTTGTCCCACTCAGAGCTGGCCCCACTTCGAGTCCCTCTGGTGCCGATGGAGCACTGCACCTCCCGCTTCTTCCGAGAGTGCGACGCTGACAAGGACAAGCAGGTGTCATTTAAAGAGTGGACTTCCTGTTTTGGTATCAATACTG ATGATATGGATGTCAACCTTCTATTTTGA
- the sparcl1 gene encoding SPARC-like protein 1 isoform X1: MPACVDSVSAVSNTKGHLHSLVQHRQGFSFLLLLPTSGMRTCLVFICSLAATFSLSVNSNPHGKHHELHKTSHTAKEKDIITVEANEPQLLPTLVTFEASSQEQEDEELSYQDNANANKEKGEFEVTERSDKTTAVLLSEEELVNLLKKEAEEEQEAEARVLEEEEAETDKIILESGEAVETIEDEEEDNLHDKQEMREDNKDVTDEEEKEIEDESVGDAEMLEKEEGKMESMSRKEKDKKSEQGDLPEETDGSTESEIPVDLDHAADSGILQPLQIVSAKLKPHTDDTQLSSKTDVKEKETGEKGLPTIDDVYTQDVQNTEAVSDQDEDLKSKDVNEKEPVPNVEPGEPKTNTTFELRSQLAEKEEEKNKNDSEGHMKRKTRKQKKNKRARKHSPQSEGTQSGQEESQQDPKASDSSIGNTAQKAKRRRAGKWGPLVGMNPVQIRATVDLYPSSRPSLSGGMHHPEAPADPCDDFPCKRGKTCKLDADNKPGCVCQEPSECPPSVNEFDHVCGTNNKTYDTSCELFATKCNLEGTKRGHRLHLDYTGPCKLIPPCVDTELVQFPLRMRDWLKNVLLQLYEHDSMSPGFLTPKQRFRVKKIFESDRRLHAGDHSVELLAQDFEKNYNMYIYPVHWQFAQLDQHPSDRVLSHSELAPLRVPLVPMEHCTSRFFRECDADKDKQVSFKEWTSCFGINTDDMDVNLLF, encoded by the exons ATGCCAGCTTGTGTGGACAGTGTGAGTGCTGTCTCGAATACCAAAGGACACCTTCACTCACTGGTTCAACACAGGCAAGGATTCTCTTTTCTCTTGCTACTGCCAACCTCAG GTATGAGGACCTGCTTGGTATTCATTTGCTCACTGGCAGCAACATTTTCCCTATCT GTAAACAGTAACCCTCATGGAAAACATCATGAATTGCACAAGACTTCACACACAGCCAAAGAAAAG GATATCATCACAGTGGAGGCCAACGAGCCACAGCTCTTACCCACTTTGGTCACGTTTGAGGCCAGCAGCCAGGAGCAGGAAGATGAGGAACTGAGCTACCAAGACAATGCCAATGCCAACAAGGAGAAGGGAGAGTTTGAGGTGACTGAAAGGAGTGACAAAACAACTGCAGTCCTGCTGAGTGAAGAAGAGTTGGTCAACCTCCTGAagaaagaagcagaagaagagcaGGAAGCAGAAGCAAGAGTGCTAGAGGAAGAAGAAGCTGAGACAGACAAAATCATACTAGAGTCTGGTGAAGCTGTGGAGACCattgaggatgaggaggaggacaaCTTGCACGACAAACAAGAAATGCGAGAAGACAATAAAGACGTGACagatgaggaagaaaaagaaatagaggATGAGAGTGTTGGAGATGCTGAAATGCTggagaaagaagaaggaaagaTGGAAAGTATGTCGCGCaaggaaaaggacaaaaagtCTGAGCAAGGGGATTTGCCAGAGGAAACAGATGGTAGCACAGAGTCAGAGATCCCCGTTGATCTGGACCATGCTGCGGATAGTGGCATCTTGCAACCTCTACAGATTGTATCCGCTAAATTAAAACCTCACACTGATGACACCCAGCTTTCTTcaaaaacagatgttaaagaGAAGGAAACCGGTGAGAAAGGACTGCCCACCATTGATGATGTCTATACACAAGACGTACAAAACACTGAGGCAGTGTCTGATCAGGACGAAGATCTCAAATCAAAAGACGTCAATGAGAAAGAACCTGTTCCAAATGTGGAGCCTGGAGAACCAAAGACCAATACAACGTTTGAATTGCGGTCCCAACTGGCtgaaaaggaggaagagaaaaacaagaatGACAGCGAAGGTCACATGAAGAGAAAGACAAGGAAGCAAAAGAAGAACAAGAGGGCAAGGAAGCACTCTCCACAGAGTGAGGGAACCCAGTCTGGACAGGAAGAAAGCCAACAGGATCCCAAGGCATCTGACAGCAGCATTGGCAATACAGCCCAAAAGGCAAAGAGGAGAAGGGCAGGAAAATGG GGTCCTTTAGTAGGAATGAATCCAGTGCAGATACGAGCCACAGTGGATCTCTACCCCAGTTCCAGGCCCTCTCTGAGTGGAGGCATGCATCACCCAGAAGCCCCTGCTG ATCCATGTGACGACTTTCCTTGCAAACGTGGAAAGACGTGTAAACTTGATGCGGACAATAAGCCAGGCTGTGTGTGTCAAGAACCATCAGAATGTCCTCCTAGTGTGAATGAGTTTGATCAT GTTTGTGGGACAAACAACAAGACATATGATACATCATGTGAACTCTTTGCAACGAAATGCAACCTTGAGGGAACTAAGAGAGGACACAGACTTCATCTGGACTACACGGGGCCATGCAAAT TAATACCTCCATGTGTGGACACTGAGCTGGTCCAGTTCCCTCTACGAATGAGGGATTGGCTGAAAAATGTGCTGCTGCAGCTCTATGAACATGACTCCATGTCTCCTGGCTTCCTCACTCCTAAACAGCGTTTTAGA GTGAAGAAAATCTTTGAGAGTGACCGGCGTCTTCATGCTGGTGATCACTCCGTTGAGCTGCTAGCGCAAGACTTtgagaaaaactacaacatgtACATCTACCCGGTGCACTGGCAGTTCGCACAACTGGACCAACACCCATCTGACAG AGTTTTGTCCCACTCAGAGCTGGCCCCACTTCGAGTCCCTCTGGTGCCGATGGAGCACTGCACCTCCCGCTTCTTCCGAGAGTGCGACGCTGACAAGGACAAGCAGGTGTCATTTAAAGAGTGGACTTCCTGTTTTGGTATCAATACTG ATGATATGGATGTCAACCTTCTATTTTGA